The Bubalus kerabau isolate K-KA32 ecotype Philippines breed swamp buffalo unplaced genomic scaffold, PCC_UOA_SB_1v2 scaffold_50, whole genome shotgun sequence genome window below encodes:
- the LOC129640850 gene encoding rho GTPase-activating protein 20-like: protein MDSDMLSFINQKGPFTEGIFRNSASIKSCTALQKKLNCGDLVNLNDEPILVIGSVLKDFLQNIQGSIFSASLYDKWLDVIDQGNKEEKITRTKRLLDQLPRANVVFLRYLFAVLHNIEQHSSSNQMTAYNLSVCISPSILCLSNSGSSENFTKQISFIQFLIENCLKIFGEDITSLFGETSVSSDNSDITDITDNSEKAPRLLVAIVSVWTSSLLDVDVRTASET, encoded by the exons ATGGACTCT gataTGCTTTCCTTTATCAATCAAAAAGGGCCATTCACAGAAGGTATCTTCAGAAATTCAGCCAGTATAAAATCATGCACAGCcctacagaagaaactaaactgtGGAGACTTAGTCAACTTGAATGATGAACCAATTCTTGTGATAGGGTcggtcttaaag gattttcttcaaaatatccaaggaagcatatTTTCAGCCAGTCTCTATGATAAATGGcttgatgttattgatcaagggaacaaggaggagaaaataacCAGGACTAagag gcttctagaccagctgcccagagccaatgtagtttttctgcgatatctttttgcagttttacacaatattgagcaacattcctcatccaatcagatgacagcttataatttatcagtgtgtatatCCCCAAGCATTCTTTGTCTGTCTAATTCTGGCAGCTCAGAAAACTTCACCAAACAG atttctttcatacaatttctcattgaaaactgtctcaagatatttggagaagatatcacttctctctttggagagacctcagtgagttctgataacagtgatatcactgatattaccgataacagtgagaag gcgccccgcttgctggtggcaaTTGTGAGTGTCTGGACGAGTTCCCTGCTGGATGTTGATGTTAG GACCGCCTCTGAGACTTGA